In Prochlorococcus marinus XMU1411, one genomic interval encodes:
- the trxB gene encoding thioredoxin-disulfide reductase, with protein sequence MENKEKKSNVENVVIIGSGPAGYTAAIYAARANLQPLLVTGFNSGGIPGGQLMTTTFVENFPGFPDGVLGPELMDLMKAQAERWGTNLYESDVVSINTDSHPFELKTLEGTIKANSIIIATGASANRLGVINEDKFWSKGISACAICDGATPQFRDEELAVIGGGDSACEEAAYLTKYGSKVHLIVRSEKLRASAAMVDRVKANPKIEIHWNTKVDKADGSEWLEKIETIDSQEGKGEINIKGLFYAIGHTPNTKFLGNKIDLDNKGYIACKSGRPETSIEGIFAAGDVVDSEWRQGVTAAGTGCMAALATERWLAEKNLAKTIVRETPEPEKKLNSSDFNEEEVNEDTFDSNSEWQKGSYALRKLYHESKKPILVIFSSPSCGPCHVLKPQLKRVIKELDGAVLGVEIDIDKDQDIAKQAGINGTPTVQLFKEKLLKKQWQGVKQRSEFKEAIKNII encoded by the coding sequence ATGGAAAATAAAGAAAAAAAATCTAACGTAGAAAATGTTGTAATTATTGGTTCAGGACCTGCAGGTTATACAGCTGCAATATATGCAGCAAGAGCAAATCTTCAACCTTTGCTTGTAACAGGATTTAATTCTGGTGGAATTCCTGGTGGGCAATTAATGACTACAACATTTGTTGAGAATTTTCCAGGTTTCCCTGATGGAGTACTAGGTCCTGAATTGATGGATCTAATGAAAGCTCAAGCAGAAAGATGGGGTACTAATTTATACGAAAGTGATGTTGTTTCAATAAATACTGATTCACATCCCTTTGAATTAAAAACTTTAGAAGGAACTATAAAAGCTAACTCAATCATTATTGCAACTGGAGCAAGTGCAAATAGATTAGGCGTTATAAATGAAGATAAATTCTGGAGTAAAGGAATAAGTGCTTGTGCAATTTGTGATGGAGCAACTCCACAATTCAGAGATGAAGAATTAGCTGTTATAGGAGGGGGCGACTCTGCATGTGAAGAAGCAGCATATCTCACAAAGTATGGCAGCAAAGTGCATTTGATTGTTAGATCAGAAAAATTAAGGGCAAGCGCAGCAATGGTTGATAGAGTAAAAGCTAATCCAAAGATAGAAATCCATTGGAACACAAAAGTTGATAAAGCTGATGGTTCTGAATGGCTTGAGAAAATAGAAACTATTGACTCTCAAGAAGGCAAAGGGGAAATCAATATAAAGGGTCTTTTTTATGCAATAGGACATACACCTAATACAAAGTTCCTTGGCAACAAAATTGATTTAGATAATAAAGGATATATTGCTTGCAAATCAGGAAGACCAGAAACATCTATTGAAGGTATTTTTGCAGCAGGTGATGTTGTTGATTCTGAGTGGAGACAAGGAGTTACCGCTGCAGGAACTGGATGCATGGCAGCATTAGCTACCGAAAGATGGCTAGCCGAGAAAAACTTAGCAAAAACTATCGTCCGAGAAACACCAGAACCAGAAAAAAAACTTAATTCATCAGATTTTAACGAAGAAGAAGTTAATGAAGATACTTTCGATTCAAACTCTGAATGGCAAAAAGGCAGTTATGCATTAAGGAAACTTTATCACGAGAGTAAAAAACCTATCTTAGTAATTTTTAGTTCACCTAGCTGCGGCCCATGTCATGTTTTGAAACCTCAATTAAAAAGGGTAATTAAAGAACTTGATGGTGCAGTGCTGGGCGTTGAAATAGATATTGATAAAGATCAAGATATTGCAAAACAAGCTGGTATTAATGGCACACCAACAGTTCAACTCTTTAAAGAAAAATTACTAAAAAAGCAATGGCAAGGTGTTAAACAAAGAAGTGAGTTTAAAGAAGCTATAAAAAATATTATCTAA
- the infA gene encoding translation initiation factor IF-1 produces MIETSGVIEKEQGNGFYLVTLEQPEGHQCLCRAAGKLTKFRIKLLAGDKVLVEISPYDLSRGRITYRERNAGGGPRPTTNKNNPKRNNK; encoded by the coding sequence ATGATTGAAACTTCAGGGGTAATCGAAAAAGAGCAGGGAAATGGATTTTATTTGGTTACCTTAGAGCAACCTGAAGGCCATCAATGTTTATGCAGAGCTGCAGGTAAATTAACTAAATTTAGAATTAAATTATTAGCTGGCGACAAAGTGTTAGTTGAGATAAGTCCCTATGATCTTTCTCGAGGGAGGATAACCTATCGAGAGAGAAATGCAGGTGGTGGTCCCAGACCTACCACTAATAAAAATAATCCTAAGAGGAATAATAAGTAA
- a CDS encoding NAD(P)H-binding protein, with protein MKILLVGATGTLGRQIAKQAIEEGHEVRCFVRNPRKASFLQEWGCELTKGNLLNSSDIEYALQDIEVVIDAATSKPDDPKSIYEIDWDGKLNLFNACESLNVKRVIFLSILLTEKFRNVPLMDIKYCTEKLLEKSALNYTIFKCAAFMQGVIGQFAIPILDSQAVWMSGTPTKIAYMNTQDMAKIIVSAVNNPKTHRTTLPLVGPKAWDSNEVISLCEKFSEKKAKIFRVSPFLISVTQKLVSFFQDSLNVAERLAFAEVTSSGESLDADMSKTYEILDLKKEDMTSLESYIKEYYQQILKRLREMEADLNIEEKKRLPF; from the coding sequence ATGAAGATTCTTTTAGTAGGAGCAACAGGGACACTTGGGAGGCAAATAGCTAAGCAAGCTATAGAAGAGGGACACGAGGTTAGATGCTTTGTTAGAAACCCAAGAAAAGCTTCCTTTCTACAAGAGTGGGGTTGTGAATTAACAAAAGGTAATTTGTTGAATTCTTCTGATATAGAATATGCATTACAAGATATTGAAGTTGTTATTGATGCTGCTACTAGTAAACCAGATGATCCTAAAAGTATTTATGAAATAGATTGGGATGGAAAACTTAATTTATTTAATGCTTGTGAATCTTTAAATGTGAAAAGAGTCATATTCCTTTCAATCCTCCTAACAGAAAAATTTAGAAATGTTCCATTAATGGACATTAAATACTGTACTGAAAAACTTCTTGAGAAATCTGCTCTAAATTATACAATCTTCAAATGTGCAGCTTTCATGCAAGGCGTTATAGGTCAATTTGCTATCCCTATTTTAGATAGCCAAGCAGTATGGATGAGTGGAACTCCAACTAAAATCGCATATATGAATACTCAAGACATGGCAAAAATTATTGTCTCAGCAGTTAATAATCCAAAAACCCATAGAACAACATTACCATTGGTTGGTCCCAAAGCATGGGATTCAAACGAAGTTATTTCCCTATGTGAAAAATTTAGTGAAAAGAAGGCTAAAATTTTTAGAGTTTCCCCTTTTCTGATTAGTGTCACTCAGAAATTAGTTTCTTTTTTCCAAGACTCTTTAAATGTTGCTGAAAGATTGGCTTTCGCTGAAGTAACAAGTAGTGGAGAATCATTAGATGCTGACATGAGCAAAACCTACGAAATATTGGATCTAAAAAAAGAAGATATGACGTCCCTTGAGAGCTATATCAAAGAGTACTATCAACAAATACTTAAGAGATTAAGGGAAATGGAAGCTGATTTAAATATTGAAGAAAAAAAGAGATTACCTTTTTAA
- the petM gene encoding cytochrome b6-f complex subunit PetM: MAKEIFSIAAVFWILIPIGLVGGALLLKFQGD, translated from the coding sequence ATGGCTAAAGAAATTTTTAGTATTGCGGCAGTTTTTTGGATACTTATACCAATAGGATTGGTTGGTGGCGCATTATTATTAAAGTTTCAGGGAGATTGA
- a CDS encoding alpha/beta fold hydrolase, giving the protein MNSNFKEKNINFPNYWNWNGIKVCWSVSGENNEIPIIFLHGFGASRKHWRKNLEYFAKRNCASYSLDLIGFGDSDQPGIRQIGKLNNEIWCNQVKDFITQVIRPKNSGKVILIGNSLGSLVALTCAVSLEDQIATVIASPLPDQIQEYKKSVTKKSLFKKFQDRLITIFFIFFPLEIILFLITKLGVIKLGLNSAYFKKDNIDHELIDLVTKPVLRRTAARSLRAMCIGMSSRDEKFQASYLLGKLSASKKVPFLLIWGEKDNFIPLFVGKKIANFHRWVKLKIVSNSGHCIHDEDPSVFNRISYEWIRNLKTF; this is encoded by the coding sequence ATGAATAGTAATTTTAAAGAAAAAAATATTAATTTTCCTAATTATTGGAATTGGAACGGTATTAAAGTTTGTTGGAGTGTTTCAGGCGAAAACAATGAAATTCCAATTATCTTTCTCCATGGATTTGGCGCCAGTCGAAAGCATTGGAGAAAAAATTTAGAATATTTCGCGAAAAGGAATTGTGCCTCATATTCTTTAGATTTAATAGGATTTGGAGATTCAGATCAACCTGGGATAAGACAAATTGGAAAATTAAATAATGAGATTTGGTGTAATCAAGTGAAAGACTTCATTACGCAGGTGATAAGACCAAAGAATTCTGGGAAAGTAATTCTAATTGGAAATTCCCTTGGATCATTAGTGGCTTTAACATGTGCTGTTTCATTAGAGGATCAGATTGCAACGGTAATAGCATCGCCTTTGCCAGATCAAATCCAAGAATATAAAAAGTCGGTAACAAAAAAATCATTATTTAAAAAATTTCAAGATAGATTAATAACAATATTTTTTATTTTTTTCCCTTTGGAGATTATTTTATTTTTAATAACCAAATTAGGGGTAATAAAATTGGGACTAAATTCTGCCTATTTCAAAAAAGACAACATAGATCATGAACTTATAGATTTGGTGACAAAACCAGTTTTAAGGCGAACTGCAGCTAGATCATTAAGAGCGATGTGTATTGGAATGTCTTCAAGAGATGAAAAATTTCAGGCTTCCTACCTTTTGGGAAAACTTAGCGCCTCAAAAAAAGTTCCTTTTTTATTAATTTGGGGAGAAAAAGATAATTTCATACCTTTGTTTGTTGGTAAAAAGATTGCAAATTTCCATAGATGGGTAAAATTAAAAATAGTATCCAATTCAGGGCATTGTATCCATGATGAAGATCCTTCAGTATTCAATAGAATCTCTTATGAATGGATAAGAAATTTAAAAACTTTTTAA
- the ilvN gene encoding acetolactate synthase small subunit — translation MKHTLSVLVEDESGALSRISGLFARRGFNIDSLAVGPAESKGISRLTMVVEGDDETLQQMTKQLNKLFNVLGVVDFTNLAAVERELMLLKVSSKEDTRSNILDIVQIFRAKVVDVSDIALTLEVVGDPGKLVALEKLLEPYGILEIARTGKVALKRSSGVNTEMLKINKYSLEI, via the coding sequence ATGAAACATACATTATCAGTCCTTGTAGAAGACGAATCTGGAGCTTTGAGTAGAATCTCAGGTCTCTTCGCTAGAAGGGGATTCAACATAGATAGCCTTGCAGTAGGACCCGCTGAATCTAAAGGGATTTCAAGGTTAACAATGGTAGTAGAGGGTGATGATGAAACTCTTCAACAAATGACTAAGCAACTTAATAAGTTATTTAATGTTCTGGGAGTTGTAGATTTTACTAATCTCGCGGCTGTAGAGAGGGAATTGATGTTACTAAAAGTTTCCTCGAAAGAAGATACCAGGAGTAATATCCTTGATATAGTGCAGATTTTCCGTGCAAAAGTTGTTGATGTATCAGACATAGCATTAACTCTTGAAGTAGTTGGAGATCCTGGGAAGTTAGTTGCTCTAGAGAAATTACTCGAGCCATACGGCATCCTTGAAATAGCGAGGACTGGTAAGGTAGCTCTTAAACGCTCTTCAGGAGTTAATACAGAAATGTTGAAAATAAACAAATATTCTCTAGAAATTTAA
- a CDS encoding peptidylprolyl isomerase, whose translation MVQACGYKNKIDSNYYCQKLKFTCINSNKVVYFKTTKGDFEVKLFGKDNPVTVSNFIENIENNIYVNQKFYKIINFAQIRFIQSGVKPENKLYIEPKQNLHKTSPSIPLEIKFKEEIKPRYNYQIKNPSETENLVNTFESGSIAMVKSGKNKSSSTEFFFVTSKIPELDGRYSIFGKIIKGLDVLKKINKEDYIKAVQISN comes from the coding sequence TTGGTGCAAGCTTGTGGTTATAAAAATAAGATTGATTCAAATTATTACTGCCAAAAACTTAAATTTACTTGTATTAATAGTAATAAAGTGGTGTATTTCAAAACTACAAAAGGTGATTTTGAGGTTAAATTATTTGGTAAAGATAACCCAGTAACAGTATCTAACTTTATAGAAAACATAGAAAATAATATTTACGTAAATCAAAAATTTTATAAAATAATCAATTTTGCCCAAATAAGGTTTATACAAAGTGGTGTTAAACCAGAAAATAAACTTTATATCGAACCAAAACAAAACTTGCATAAGACAAGTCCGTCAATACCTTTAGAAATAAAATTCAAAGAAGAAATAAAACCAAGATATAATTATCAAATAAAAAATCCTAGTGAAACTGAAAATTTAGTTAATACTTTTGAGAGTGGTTCAATCGCTATGGTTAAGAGTGGTAAGAATAAGTCTTCATCTACTGAATTTTTTTTTGTAACTAGTAAGATCCCAGAACTCGATGGAAGATATTCGATTTTTGGAAAGATTATTAAAGGATTAGATGTACTCAAAAAAATAAATAAAGAAGACTATATCAAGGCAGTTCAGATATCTAATTAA
- a CDS encoding photosystem I assembly protein Ycf4, whose product MNSDLTPFDKIEQKIGGSRKISNYIIGGMLTIGGIGFLLASLSSYTGRDLLPLGNPSTLLFIPQGIIMGAYGVIANLLNFYLWYLVYINFGSGSNYFDKSSKSVEIKRKGLFKDIEVKLNFDEIKSVKLDISEGFNPRRRIALVLKGRKKPLPLSGAGELKPLLQVEEEGARLAKFLDVNLEGLK is encoded by the coding sequence ATGAATTCAGACCTCACGCCTTTCGATAAAATCGAACAAAAAATTGGTGGATCAAGAAAAATTTCAAATTATATTATTGGAGGGATGCTAACTATAGGAGGTATTGGTTTTCTTTTGGCCTCTTTATCTAGCTACACAGGAAGGGATTTATTACCTTTAGGGAATCCTTCAACTTTATTGTTTATCCCTCAAGGAATCATAATGGGAGCATACGGAGTAATAGCCAATCTATTAAATTTTTACTTGTGGTATTTGGTTTACATAAATTTTGGTTCAGGGAGTAATTATTTTGATAAATCATCAAAATCTGTAGAAATAAAAAGAAAAGGATTGTTTAAAGATATTGAAGTTAAATTAAATTTCGATGAAATTAAATCGGTTAAGTTAGATATTAGTGAGGGTTTTAACCCTAGAAGAAGAATTGCTTTGGTTTTAAAAGGTAGGAAAAAACCTCTCCCTCTAAGCGGAGCAGGTGAACTTAAGCCACTGCTGCAAGTTGAAGAAGAAGGAGCTCGTCTGGCTAAATTTTTGGATGTTAATTTGGAGGGCTTAAAATAA
- the psbD gene encoding photosystem II D2 protein (photosystem q(a) protein), which translates to MTIAVGSAPQRGWFDILDDWLKRDRFVFIGWSGLLLLPCAYLAIGGWFVGTTFVTSWYTHGVASSYLEGCNFLTAAVSTPGDAMGHSLLFLWGPEAQGSFVRWLQLGGLWNFVALHGVFGLIGFMLRQFEIAGLVGIRPYNALAFSAVIAVFTSIFLIYPLGQHSWFFAPSFGVAAIFRYILFIQGFHNITLNPFHMMGVAGILGGALLCAIHGATVQNTLYEDTSIYTDGKVQSSTFRAFDPTQEEETYSMITANRFWSQIFGIAFSNKRFLHFLMLFVPVMGMWTSSIGIVGLALNLRAYDFVSQEIRAAEDPEFETFYTKNILLNEGMRAWMSSVDQPHENFVFPEEVLPRGNAL; encoded by the coding sequence ATGACGATCGCAGTTGGTAGCGCCCCACAAAGAGGATGGTTTGATATCCTCGATGATTGGTTGAAGCGCGACCGCTTTGTATTTATTGGTTGGTCCGGACTACTTCTACTTCCTTGTGCATACCTTGCTATAGGAGGTTGGTTCGTCGGAACAACATTTGTTACCTCTTGGTACACACACGGAGTTGCAAGCTCATACCTTGAAGGTTGTAACTTTTTAACAGCAGCTGTAAGCACCCCTGGTGATGCCATGGGACACAGTCTTCTATTTTTATGGGGTCCTGAAGCCCAAGGTAGTTTCGTAAGATGGCTACAACTTGGTGGTCTTTGGAACTTCGTTGCATTACATGGAGTATTTGGCCTAATTGGTTTTATGCTTCGTCAGTTTGAAATTGCTGGCCTTGTTGGAATTAGACCATACAACGCATTAGCTTTCTCAGCAGTAATCGCAGTATTCACAAGTATTTTCCTTATTTATCCTTTAGGACAGCATAGTTGGTTCTTCGCACCTTCATTCGGTGTTGCAGCAATCTTCCGTTACATCCTGTTCATTCAAGGTTTTCACAATATCACTTTAAATCCATTCCACATGATGGGAGTTGCTGGAATTCTTGGTGGTGCTCTACTTTGCGCTATCCATGGAGCTACAGTACAAAATACTTTGTATGAAGATACAAGTATTTACACAGATGGTAAGGTTCAAAGTTCAACATTTAGAGCTTTTGACCCAACTCAAGAAGAAGAAACTTATTCAATGATTACAGCGAATAGATTCTGGAGTCAAATCTTCGGTATTGCTTTCTCAAACAAGCGTTTCTTACATTTCTTGATGTTATTTGTACCTGTTATGGGTATGTGGACATCTTCAATTGGTATTGTAGGCTTAGCACTAAACTTAAGAGCTTATGATTTCGTAAGCCAAGAAATCCGTGCAGCAGAAGATCCAGAATTTGAAACTTTCTATACAAAAAATATACTTTTGAACGAAGGTATGCGAGCATGGATGTCTTCTGTGGATCAACCACACGAAAACTTTGTATTCCCTGAGGAGGTTCTTCCACGTGGAAACGCCCTTTAA
- the psbC gene encoding photosystem II reaction center protein CP43: METPFNNLLRAPNQSIEETGYAWYVGNARLINLSGRLLGAHIAHSGLIVFWAGAMMLFEVNHFTFDKPMWEQGLICMPHVAMFGYGIGPGGEVTDIMPFFQAGVVHLIASAVLGFGGIYHSLAGPEKLEEDFPFFSTDWRDKNQMTNILGYHLIVLGVGALAWSVNWCFIGGAYDTWAPGGGEVRLVNPTLDPRVILGYLFRSPWGGAGSIIGVNSIEDIVGGHVYVGITAIIGGIFHIFTKPFGWARRAFIWNGEGLLSYALGGICVASFIASTFIWFNNTAYPSEFYGPTNAEASQAQSFTFLVRDQRIGANVGSTMGPTGLGKYLMRSPTGEIIFGGETMRFWDFRGPWLEPLRGPNGLSLEKIQNDIQPWQVRRAAEYMTHAPNASINSVGGIITEPNAVNFVNLRQWLAAAQFFLGWFTFIGHLWHAGRARAAAAGFEKGIDRKSEPALEMPDLD, translated from the coding sequence GTGGAAACGCCCTTTAATAATCTATTAAGAGCTCCAAACCAAAGTATTGAGGAAACTGGTTATGCCTGGTATGTAGGCAACGCTAGATTAATCAATTTATCTGGACGTTTATTAGGAGCTCACATTGCTCACTCTGGACTAATAGTCTTTTGGGCGGGAGCAATGATGCTCTTTGAGGTTAATCATTTCACTTTTGATAAACCAATGTGGGAGCAAGGTTTAATCTGTATGCCACACGTTGCAATGTTTGGTTATGGAATAGGCCCTGGTGGTGAAGTTACTGATATCATGCCTTTCTTCCAAGCAGGTGTGGTTCACTTGATAGCTTCCGCTGTTCTTGGTTTTGGTGGTATTTACCATTCATTAGCAGGTCCAGAAAAACTTGAAGAAGATTTTCCATTTTTCTCCACAGATTGGAGAGATAAAAATCAAATGACAAACATCCTTGGATATCATTTGATTGTTCTAGGTGTAGGTGCTCTAGCATGGTCAGTAAACTGGTGTTTTATTGGCGGTGCATATGACACTTGGGCACCTGGTGGTGGTGAAGTTAGACTTGTAAACCCTACTTTAGACCCAAGAGTTATTCTTGGTTATCTATTCAGATCTCCATGGGGAGGAGCTGGTTCAATAATCGGTGTTAACTCCATTGAAGATATTGTTGGTGGACATGTTTACGTGGGTATTACTGCAATTATTGGAGGAATATTCCATATCTTTACCAAACCTTTTGGATGGGCAAGAAGAGCATTCATCTGGAATGGTGAAGGACTATTAAGTTATGCTCTTGGTGGAATTTGTGTAGCAAGTTTTATTGCTTCAACATTCATCTGGTTTAACAACACTGCTTACCCTTCAGAGTTTTATGGTCCAACAAATGCTGAAGCTTCACAGGCCCAAAGTTTTACTTTCCTAGTGAGAGATCAAAGAATTGGAGCTAACGTAGGTTCAACAATGGGACCAACAGGTCTAGGTAAGTATCTCATGAGATCTCCTACTGGTGAAATTATATTTGGTGGTGAAACAATGAGATTTTGGGATTTCAGAGGTCCATGGTTAGAGCCTTTAAGGGGGCCTAACGGATTGAGCCTTGAGAAAATCCAGAATGATATTCAGCCTTGGCAGGTAAGAAGAGCTGCTGAATATATGACTCATGCTCCTAACGCTTCTATCAACTCCGTTGGTGGAATCATTACAGAGCCTAATGCTGTTAACTTCGTTAACTTAAGACAATGGTTAGCTGCTGCTCAATTCTTCCTAGGATGGTTTACATTCATCGGTCACCTTTGGCATGCTGGACGTGCTAGAGCAGCCGCTGCTGGTTTCGAAAAAGGAATCGACAGAAAGAGTGAACCAGCTCTAGAAATGCCTGATTTAGATTAA
- a CDS encoding nucleoside triphosphate pyrophosphatase gives MLILASASQSRKKLLENCQIEFIQKSSDFDETTIQEKNIFNLALELSFQKANNLSENIQNISFPEEFNYGPVEILGCDSIFEFKGEAYGKPSNKEEAFIRWKKMSGEFGFLHTGHTLIIGNFDSTSKIFKIAEIIKKTVSSRVYFSKLEDWEIKSYVDTNEPLYCAGGFALEGIGGKYIEKIEGCFSNVMGLSLPWLRENLYR, from the coding sequence GTGTTAATTCTAGCCTCTGCTTCTCAATCTAGAAAGAAATTACTAGAAAATTGTCAAATTGAATTTATCCAAAAATCAAGTGACTTTGATGAAACTACTATTCAAGAAAAGAATATATTTAATTTAGCTTTGGAATTATCTTTTCAAAAGGCTAATAATTTATCTGAAAATATTCAAAACATATCATTTCCCGAAGAATTTAATTATGGTCCAGTGGAAATACTTGGGTGCGATTCAATTTTTGAATTTAAAGGAGAAGCTTATGGAAAACCATCTAATAAAGAGGAGGCATTTATTAGATGGAAAAAAATGTCTGGAGAATTTGGATTTTTACATACTGGTCATACTCTAATAATTGGGAATTTTGATTCAACTTCCAAAATTTTTAAAATCGCTGAAATAATAAAAAAAACAGTAAGTTCAAGAGTTTATTTTTCTAAGTTGGAAGATTGGGAAATCAAGAGTTATGTAGATACAAATGAACCTTTATATTGCGCCGGAGGTTTCGCCTTGGAAGGTATAGGCGGTAAATATATAGAAAAAATAGAGGGTTGTTTTAGTAATGTAATGGGTTTAAGCCTGCCATGGCTCAGGGAAAATTTATATAGATAA
- a CDS encoding cobyric acid synthase, whose translation MDLEAKLYEIKKPIMVLGTSSGAGKSLTVTAICRILKNLGEEPIPFKGQNMSNNAWVDWEGGEMAYSQALQAFACGVNPSAEMNPILLKPQGNSTSEVIHLGKSIGITTAKNYYQDWFIPGWEVIKKSLNSIYKKKPNCRLIIEGAGSPVEMNLIHRDLTNLRVAKYLNANCILVTDIERGGVFAQIIGTLELMKPEEKKLIKGIIINRFRGDLSLFEEGKKWIEDKTQIPVIGIVPWLNDSFPPEDSLDLLEKKSRFTNPDIKVGIIKLPSISNFSDFDPLENEESILIEWIRESQNLRNYDFIILPGSKQTIKDQIFLENSGLAQDIREYSNNKGNIIGICGGLQMLGTTLEDPYLKEGSKNHSEQKIKGIGLLPLKTTFFEKKLTRQINSESVWPCKSKINGFEIHNGQTELNNMQSALKINPIFKDLDLGWYKENNGGGTIAGTYIHGIFENDSWRDQYINLIRKSKNLPILSKKSISYKIKRESIINNLANEFDKHLNLKQFLS comes from the coding sequence ATGGATTTAGAAGCAAAATTATATGAAATAAAGAAACCAATAATGGTCCTAGGCACTTCCAGTGGAGCAGGGAAATCTTTAACAGTTACTGCTATTTGCAGGATTCTTAAAAATTTAGGAGAAGAACCAATCCCTTTTAAAGGACAAAATATGAGCAACAACGCTTGGGTTGATTGGGAAGGTGGAGAGATGGCATATTCACAAGCTCTTCAAGCTTTTGCTTGTGGTGTTAATCCATCTGCTGAGATGAATCCCATTTTATTAAAACCACAGGGAAATTCAACAAGCGAGGTCATTCACCTTGGTAAAAGTATAGGAATAACAACCGCCAAAAATTACTACCAAGATTGGTTTATTCCTGGCTGGGAAGTAATTAAAAAAAGTCTAAATTCTATTTATAAAAAAAAACCAAATTGCCGTTTAATTATCGAAGGAGCTGGAAGTCCAGTAGAGATGAATTTGATTCATAGAGACCTCACAAATTTAAGAGTTGCTAAGTATTTAAATGCAAATTGCATTTTGGTTACTGATATTGAAAGGGGAGGAGTATTTGCACAAATAATCGGAACCCTTGAATTAATGAAACCTGAAGAAAAAAAACTTATTAAGGGAATAATTATAAATAGATTCAGAGGAGACCTTTCATTATTTGAAGAAGGGAAAAAATGGATAGAAGATAAAACTCAAATACCAGTCATCGGAATTGTCCCATGGTTAAATGATTCATTCCCCCCAGAAGATTCTTTAGATTTACTAGAAAAAAAATCACGTTTCACAAATCCTGATATCAAAGTTGGAATAATAAAATTACCATCCATAAGTAACTTCTCAGATTTTGATCCATTAGAAAATGAAGAATCAATATTAATTGAATGGATTAGGGAATCGCAAAACTTGAGAAATTATGACTTTATTATTCTGCCTGGGAGTAAACAAACTATTAAAGATCAGATTTTTCTTGAAAATTCTGGTTTAGCTCAAGATATAAGGGAATATTCCAATAACAAAGGAAATATTATTGGAATTTGTGGAGGTTTACAAATGTTAGGAACAACACTCGAAGATCCTTATCTTAAAGAGGGTTCCAAAAATCATTCTGAACAAAAAATTAAAGGAATTGGATTACTACCATTAAAAACAACTTTCTTTGAAAAAAAATTAACACGTCAAATTAACTCTGAATCTGTATGGCCATGCAAATCAAAAATTAATGGATTTGAAATTCATAATGGTCAAACCGAATTGAATAACATGCAAAGTGCCTTAAAAATTAACCCTATTTTTAAGGACTTAGATCTAGGTTGGTACAAAGAAAATAATGGGGGAGGGACTATTGCAGGAACATATATACATGGGATTTTTGAAAATGATAGCTGGAGAGATCAATATATTAATTTAATAAGAAAGAGTAAAAATTTACCAATATTAAGTAAAAAATCAATATCTTATAAAATAAAGAGAGAATCTATTATTAATAATCTTGCTAACGAATTCGATAAACATTTAAATCTTAAACAATTTTTAAGTTGA
- a CDS encoding 2Fe-2S iron-sulfur cluster-binding protein: MKGKKIKIIWPNNNETFVSEGDDWFSSAEKAGLEIPTGCLTGSCGACEIDVNGETVRACISDIKIKKKCTLKVSLTTDPFWEK, from the coding sequence TTGAAAGGAAAAAAAATAAAAATTATTTGGCCAAATAACAATGAAACATTTGTTTCAGAGGGAGATGATTGGTTCTCATCTGCTGAAAAAGCAGGTTTAGAAATCCCAACTGGCTGTCTCACTGGAAGTTGTGGAGCCTGTGAAATAGATGTAAATGGTGAAACAGTGAGGGCTTGTATAAGTGATATTAAAATTAAAAAAAAATGTACGTTAAAGGTTTCTCTAACTACAGATCCATTCTGGGAAAAATAA